GTCACTGTCTGTAAATGGGGTCTTTTTATCAAAATCATAATAGAAACCATTATCTATTGCTGGTCCGATAGCTACTTTTACATCTGGATAAAGTCTTTTAACTGCCTGTGCCATAATATGAGCGGTGCTATGCCAATAAACTTTTCGTCCTTCCTCATCTTTGAATTTGTAAAAGAGAATAGTTGCATCTTTTTCTATTTTATGAGTTAAATCCACCTCTCTCTCGTTTAATCTGGCAGAGACAATTTCCTTTGCAAGCCCTTTGCTAATTCCTTCAGCAATTTGCAAAGGAGTAATCCCTTTTTCATATTCTTTTTTTGAGCCATCCGGGAAAGTGATTTTAATTTTCATAATACATCCTTGTAATTGTCACAGAGAACACAGAGGAATTTCTGATAAAATTTATGAGTTCTTTGTAGCTTGATTATTTTTTATAAAAAAGCAAGTTGTATGATTTTTCAGTCAAGAAAAATTGAATTTTTGCCTAATAGTTGGGAAAAATCTGATTTTGATTTAATAACTTTATTTTGTATAATATTCTCTCTTTGTCAAGTTATTATATTCAGTCCAATCTCTGTTCTGTTTTTTTGCTTTTTCAATTAAATCCTGTACTCCCATTATATGAGCATCCATATTATCTGCATAATGAAGTAATATTGCTTCTTTTGTTTTTGGTAAAACTACAGCTCCTTTTTCTCTCTCACCATGATGACTTAGGAGCAGATGTCTAATCTTATTCTTTAACATTGGCGGGAAATTATTAATTTGCTGAATTTTATCAACAACCATTTTATCACCAATCACAATATGACCAACAAGTTTTCCTTCATCTGTAAAGTCAATAAAAGGTCTAAGATGGTACTCATTCACTTTTCCTATATCATGCAGTATAGCACAACATACGAGTAAATCTCTGTCAATATCATTATCCTGATATATCGGGGCGACCGAATCGCAAATATTAGTTACTGTTATAGTATGATGTATGAGTCCTCCGACTTTATTGTGATGCCAGGATTTAGCAGCTGGTGCAGAGATAAACTTCTTCAAAAATTCCTTATCGTCAAAAAAAAGATGTAATAATTTATTCAGATATTTATTTTCAATTGAATCAAGATATTGAAACAATTGTTCAGTTAATTTATTTATATTTTTTGTAGTGGCAGGCGAGAAATCTGATATTTCATATTCACTTCCTTCAGCTTTTCTGACATTAGATATATTTAACTGTAGATTACTTTCATAAATATCAACAGATGCTTTTACTTTTACAATATCTCCGATACTAAATTGTGATTCCAGATGTTTTACATTATCCCAAATATTACCAATAATCTGACCTGTTTTATCAATACAGGTTACTCTGATGTATGATTTTCCTGCACGACTTTTTCTTAATGATTTTTCGCTAATTGCAAAGAAACTAACTATTTCAGTTCCTATGTAATCAGATAAATTTTCAACATAATGTTTTTTCATAATTAACCTCTAATTTAGTTGAACTGGTTGGACTGGTTGAATTTGTTGAACTGGTTGAACTGGTTGAACTGGTTGAACTGATTCAACTGATTCAACTATTTTACATAAATAGGATTGGAATAAATCCATCCGTAATTTCCTTTGTATACCTCAACACGATAGAAGCCGGGTTTTGTAATTGGGAATGAAATTTCGGGTGTAAGTTCCGAATGGACAACTTTTCCATTGAAGATAATTTTTATAAGACAATCTTGCGGAAGCTGGACAGAAAGGTAAAGTTTTTTTTCAGAAAGTGAAATCTCTTCGCCCGGAAGAGCAAAATTTTTGGTGTTTCCTGAGTAAATATAGTAGTAAAAATTATCCGGGTATCCACGATTAACATTTACAATAAAGCTGTTTCCATTTTTGAGAGCCTTT
The DNA window shown above is from Candidatus Cloacimonadota bacterium and carries:
- a CDS encoding HD domain-containing protein; the protein is MKKHYVENLSDYIGTEIVSFFAISEKSLRKSRAGKSYIRVTCIDKTGQIIGNIWDNVKHLESQFSIGDIVKVKASVDIYESNLQLNISNVRKAEGSEYEISDFSPATTKNINKLTEQLFQYLDSIENKYLNKLLHLFFDDKEFLKKFISAPAAKSWHHNKVGGLIHHTITVTNICDSVAPIYQDNDIDRDLLVCCAILHDIGKVNEYHLRPFIDFTDEGKLVGHIVIGDKMVVDKIQQINNFPPMLKNKIRHLLLSHHGEREKGAVVLPKTKEAILLHYADNMDAHIMGVQDLIEKAKKQNRDWTEYNNLTKREYYTK
- a CDS encoding TGS domain-containing protein — its product is MKIKITFPDGSKKEYEKGITPLQIAEGISKGLAKEIVSARLNEREVDLTHKIEKDATILFYKFKDEEGRKVYWHSTAHIMAQAVKRLYPDVKVAIGPAIDNGFYYDFDKKTPFTDSD